In one window of Mesoplodon densirostris isolate mMesDen1 chromosome 4, mMesDen1 primary haplotype, whole genome shotgun sequence DNA:
- the THNSL1 gene encoding threonine synthase-like 1 gives MLHFNRCQHLKQITQKCFSSTHVKTDKHAQLFLSRTFALAEIRKSWHSIYSLVGDKNIILMGPPGAGKTTVGRIIGQKLGCCVIDVDDDILEKTWNMSVSEKLQDVGNEQFLEEEGKAVLNFSASGSVISLTGSNPMHDASMWHLKKNGIIVYLDVPPIDIVSRLKLMKIDRIVGQSSGTSLKDLLKFRRQYYKKWYDARVLCENGASPEEVADKVLNAVKRYQDVDSETFISTRHIWPKDCEQKVPTKFFSEAVTEGLAPDGGLFVPEKEFPKLNCGEWKSLVGATYIERAQILLEKCIHPADIPASRLGEMIETAYGENFACSKIAPVRHLSGNQFILELFHGPTGSFKDLSLQLMPHLFAHCIPPSCNYMILVATSGDTGSAVLNGFSRLSKNDKQRIAVATFFPEDGVSDFQKAQIIGSQNENGWAVGVKSDFDFCQTSIKRIFQDSDFTGFLTVEYGTVLSSANSINWGRLLPQVVYHASAYLDLVSQGFISFGSPVDVCIPTGNFGNILAAVYAKTMGIPIRKFICASNQNHVLTDFIKTGHYDLRERKLAHTFSPAIDILKSSNLERHLHLMANKDGQLMTRLFNQLEEQHHFQIEKTLVEKVQQDFVADWCSEGECLAAIHSTYNTSGYILDPHTAVAKVVADRMQDKTCPVIVSSTAHYSKFAPAIMQALKIKEISQTSSSQVYLLSSYNALPPPHKALLERTKQQEKMECQVCAADVNVLKSHVEKLAQNHFI, from the coding sequence atGCTCCACTTTAACCGATGTCAGCATCTGAAACAAATAACTCAGAAATGCTTTTCTAGTACACATGTGAAAACGGATAAACATGCACAGCTATTTCTTTCAAGAACCTTTGCACTTGCAGAAATAAGGAAGTCATGGCACTCAATCTACTCTCTTGTTGGAGACAAAAATATTATCCTGATGGGACCACCcggtgctgggaaaacaacaGTAGGCAGAATAATAGGTCAGAAACTAGGTTGTTGTGTCATAGATGTGGATGATGATATCCTTGAAAAAACCTGGAATATGAGTGTGTCTGAAAAATTGCAGGATGTTGGTAATGAGCAATTtttagaagaggaaggaaaagctGTGTTAAACTTCTCTGCATCTGGAAGTGTGATTTCCCTTACTGGGTCCAACCCAATGCATGATGCTAGCATGTGGCATctgaagaaaaatggaataattGTTTATCTGGATGTACCGCCAATAGATATAGTTAGTCgtctaaaattaatgaaaatagatAGGATTGTAGGCCAGAGTTCTGGAACATCTCTGAAAGACTTACTTAAGTTTAGAAGACAGTATTATAAGAAGTGGTACGATGCTCGTGTTTTATGTGAAAATGGGGCTTCCCCGGAGGAGGTAGCTGACAAAGTGCTGAATGCAGTTAAAAGATACCAAGATGTGGACTCAGAAACATTCATTTCCACAAGACATATTTGGCCTAAAGACTGTGAACAGAAGGTCCCAACAAAATTCTTCAGTGAAGCTGTGACTGAGGGGTTAGCTCCTGATGGTGGACTTTTTGTTCCTGAGAAGGAGTTTCCAAAATTAAACTGTGGGGAGTGGAAAAGCCTCGTAGGAGCAACGTACATAGAAAGAGCACAAATACTCTTGGAAAAATGTATACATCCTGCTGACATACCTGCTTCCAGGTTGGGAGAAATGATTGAAACTGCTTATGGGGAAAACTTTGCCTGCTCAAAAATTGCCCCTGTCAGGCACCTGTCAGGTAACCAGTTCATCCTGGAGTTGTTCCATGGACCAACGGGATCATTTAAAGATTTGTCTTTACAGCTCATGCCCCATCTTTTTGCACACTGTATTCCACCAAGTTGTAATTACATGATACTTGTAGCCACCTCAGGAGACACCGGGAGTGCAGTCTTAAATGGCTTTAGTCGTCTTAGTAAGAATGACAAGCAAAGAATAGCTGTGGCCACATTTTTTCCTGAGGATGGAGTAAGTGATTTTCAAAAAGCGCAAATAATTGGCAGTCAGAACGAAAATGGATGGGCAGTAGGTGTCAAGTCAGATTTTGATTTTTGCCAGACATCTATAAAAAGGATTTTTCAAGATTCTGATTTTACTGGCTTTCTTACTGTGGAATATGGAACAGTCTTAAGTTCAGCTAATTCCATAAACTGGGGCCGACTGCTTCCCCAAGTAGTTTATCATGCTTCTGCATACCTTGATCTCGTTAGCCAAGGATTTATTTCTTTTGGAAGCCCAGTCGATGTGTGTATTCCCACAGGAAACTTTGGTAACATTTTAGCAGCAGTGTATGCCAAAACCATGGGAATCCCTATTCGAAAATTTATTTGTGCTTCTAATCAGAACCATGTTTTGACTGATTTTATAAAAACAGGACATTATGATCtaagggaaagaaaattagcACATACCTTTTCACCAGCAATTGATATTCTCAAATCTTCAAACCTGGAGCGACATTTACACTTGATGGCTAATAAAGATGGACAATTAATGACAAGATTATTTAATCAATTAGAAGAGCAGCATCACTTCCAGATAGAAAAGACTCTAGTTGAGAAAGTTCAGCAGGATTTTGTAGCTGACTGGTGCTCTGAGGGAGAGTGCCTAGCAGCTATTCACTCTACCTACAACACTTCCGGGTATATTTTGGATCCACACACTGCTGTTGCAAAAGTAGTTGCAGACAGAATGCAAGATAAAACCTGCCCAGTGATCGTCTCATCTACAGCTCATTACTCAAAGTTTGCACCTGCTATCATGCAGGCTTTAAAGATCAAAGAAATCAGTCAGACTTCATCAAGTCAGGTTTATTTACTGAGTTCATACAATGCATTACCTCCACCTCATAAGGCTTTATTAGAGAGAACAAAACAGCAAGAGAAGATGGAGTGCCAGGTCTGTGCAGCTGATGTGAATGTCCTGAAGAGTCACGTGGAAAAACTAGCACAAAATCACTTCATATAG